One segment of Prionailurus bengalensis isolate Pbe53 chromosome X, Fcat_Pben_1.1_paternal_pri, whole genome shotgun sequence DNA contains the following:
- the SUV39H1 gene encoding histone-lysine N-methyltransferase SUV39H1, translated as MAENLKGCSVCCKSSWNQLQDLCRLAKLSCPALGISKRNLYDFEVEYLCDYKKIREQEYYLVKWRGYPDSESTWEPRQNLKCVRILKQFHKDLERELLRRHQRSKPPRHLDPSLANYLVQKAKQRRALRRWEQELNAKRSHLGRITVENEVDLDGPPRAFVYINEYRVGEGITLNQVAVGCECQDCLWAPAGGCCPGASLHKFAYNDQGQVRLRAGLPIYECNSRCRCGYDCPNRVVQKGIRYDLCIFRTDDGRGWGVRTLEKIRKNSFVMEYVGEIITSEEAERRGQIYDRQGATYLFDLDYVEDVYTVDAAYYGNISHFVNHSCDPNLQVYNVFIDNLDERLPRIAFFATRTIRAGEELTFDYNMQVDPVDMESTRMDSNFGLAGLPGSPKKRVRIECKCGTESCRKYLF; from the exons GCTGCAGTGTGTGTTGCAAGTCTTCTTGGAATCAGCTACAGGACCTGTGTCGCCTGGCCAAgctctcctgccctgccctcgGCATCTCCAAGAGGAATCTCTATGACTTTGAAGTCGAGTACCTGTGTGATTACAAAAAGATCCGC GAACAAGAGTATTACCTGGTAAAATGGCGTGGATACCCAGACTCAGAGAGCACCTGGGAGCCACGGCAGAATCTCAAGTGTGTGCGCATTCTCAAGCAGTTCCACAAGGACTTAGAAAGGGAGCTGCTCCGGCGGCACCAACGGTCAAAGCCACCTCGGCACCTGGACCCAAGCTTGGCCAACTACCTGGTACAGAAGGCCAAGCAGAGGCGGGCGCTCCGGCGCTGGGAGCAGGAGCTCAATGCCAAACGCAGCCACCTGGGACGCATCACGGTGGAGAACGAGGTGGACCTGGACGGCCCCCCGCGGGCTTTCGTATACATCAACGAGTACCGTGTGGGTGAGGGCATCACCCTCAACCAGGTGGCAGTGGGTTGTGAGTGCCAGGACTGTCTGTGGGCACCCGCTGGAGGCTGCTGCCCTGGGGCATCACTGCACAAGTTTGCCTATAATGACCAGGGTCAGGTGCGGCTGCGCGCCGGGCTGCCCATCTACGAGTGCAACTCCCGCTGCCGCTGCGGCTATGACTGCCCCAACCGCGTGGTACAGAAAGGCATCCGCTATGACCTCTGCATCTTCCGCACGGATGATGGGCGTGGCTGGGGTGTCCGCACGCTGGAGAAGATCCGCAAGAACAGCTTCGTCATGGAGTACGTGGGAGAG ATCATTACCTCAGAGGAGGCGGAGCGGCGGGGCCAGATCTACGACCGCCAGGGCGCCACCTACCTCTTCGACCTGGACTACGTGGAGGATGTGTACACCGTGGATGCAGCCTATTATGGCAACATCTCCCACTTTGTCAACCACAGT TGTGACCCCAACCTCCAGGTGTACAACGTCTTCATAGACAACCTTGATGAGCGACTGCCCCGCATCGCTTTCTTTGCCACAAGAACCATCCGGGCAGGCGAGGAGCTCACCTTTGATTACAACATGCAAG TGGACCCCGTGGACATGGAGAGCACCCGCATGGACTCCAACTTTGGCCTGGCCGGGCTCCCCGGCTCCCCCAAGAAGCGGGTCCGTATTGAATGCAAGTGTGGGACTGAATCCTGCCGCAAATACCTCTTCTAG